In Candidatus Hinthialibacter antarcticus, a single window of DNA contains:
- a CDS encoding SGNH/GDSL hydrolase family protein produces MKQVQYIVFFCLLIFMVVTSVVGTATVGFAFLEWRATPIEKEVKLDASKVDLAPELVPYVMFGSPKNTTWHEVFMPAYEGDENPPTIALNEHRFRYGALDLAKPDDERRIFMLGGSVVFYGHTNETTIAGYLEEKLNSQNNQATHVVNAGVTGYISEQELVLLTTKILDFSPDAVIVFDGFNDFLMPTSYGLELGQPFKFDTLELAWYESKDMLRRLAAQPFHRHMLAGSHFMRRFSPHWSYVRFLRDDEIDKEKNMQPPQPLAMAEHLMNNWRKMAKQLEAYRIGGLFILQPFSMSDSGDYDVQYGAVEAALPQLNADFAHCQPAIQFKSYRNVMAEKKALFYDVVHTYDEGNRYYAELMARDLRLQ; encoded by the coding sequence ATGAAACAGGTCCAGTACATCGTCTTTTTTTGCCTATTGATTTTTATGGTTGTTACTTCGGTTGTCGGCACGGCGACGGTCGGGTTTGCTTTTTTAGAGTGGCGGGCAACGCCCATTGAGAAAGAAGTAAAACTCGACGCATCAAAAGTCGATCTGGCGCCGGAGCTGGTTCCCTACGTCATGTTCGGTTCGCCAAAAAATACAACATGGCATGAAGTGTTCATGCCTGCGTATGAGGGCGACGAGAACCCGCCGACCATTGCGCTCAATGAACACCGCTTTCGCTATGGGGCGCTTGATCTCGCCAAGCCGGACGACGAGCGCAGAATTTTTATGTTGGGCGGCTCTGTTGTGTTCTATGGGCATACCAACGAAACCACCATTGCGGGCTATTTGGAAGAAAAACTCAATTCACAAAACAACCAGGCAACTCACGTCGTCAACGCCGGCGTGACCGGGTATATCTCCGAGCAGGAACTGGTATTGCTGACGACGAAGATTTTGGATTTCAGCCCTGACGCGGTGATTGTGTTTGACGGCTTCAATGATTTTTTGATGCCGACCTCGTATGGGTTAGAACTCGGCCAACCGTTTAAGTTCGATACCTTAGAACTGGCGTGGTATGAGTCGAAAGACATGCTGCGGCGGCTTGCGGCGCAGCCCTTTCACCGGCACATGCTGGCGGGGTCTCACTTCATGCGTCGCTTTTCGCCTCACTGGTCGTACGTACGCTTCTTGCGCGATGATGAAATAGACAAAGAGAAGAATATGCAACCGCCGCAACCTTTAGCGATGGCGGAGCATTTAATGAACAACTGGCGCAAAATGGCGAAGCAACTCGAAGCGTATCGCATCGGCGGTTTATTTATTTTACAGCCGTTTAGTATGTCAGACAGCGGCGACTATGACGTACAGTATGGCGCCGTTGAAGCGGCGCTGCCGCAGCTCAACGCCGATTTTGCGCACTGCCAGCCAGCGATACAATTTAAATCCTATCGCAATGTAATGGCTGAAAAGAAAGCGTTGTTTTATGACGTCGTTCATACCTACGACGAAGGCAACCGCTATTACGCCGAGCTGATGGCGCGCGATCTGAGATTGCAATAA
- a CDS encoding Rid family hydrolase, protein MLYATDSTRDLVFITVTLEASADDPVFNAFHQLANYLNSRNAVLLQERIFASTSEFARIQAQRAKAFEGLGDAVAVEPTYIDGADCEGAPLAGIHALATCPKSDKDAPLVMHEGRAIGRFVHGREAEYCLLSDVSAWTGQDEQNPCRETTQAIQFANDCLQRHQWSYKDVRRTWFYLDNILDWYDDFNAARNILYSELGVLNGKANSMIPASTGIMGSNAKGHRCTLDLLAARPQGAKCFYVERLVNNKQNEATDYGSAFSRGMAVNTEVGRYMFISGTASIDEDGRTVHLDDSEAQIRRTMLNVKVLLESVNADLSHICRATVFMKYAKDLPLFRSIAAEFGFPDIPLVCTVADVCRDDLLFEIDASAILNWV, encoded by the coding sequence ATGCTATATGCAACAGACTCCACACGAGACCTCGTATTTATTACGGTCACCTTGGAAGCAAGTGCGGATGATCCCGTATTCAATGCGTTTCATCAACTTGCCAACTACCTGAACAGCCGCAACGCGGTGTTATTGCAAGAGCGTATCTTTGCATCCACCAGCGAATTTGCGCGAATCCAGGCCCAACGCGCCAAGGCGTTTGAAGGGCTGGGCGATGCAGTCGCGGTTGAGCCGACTTATATTGACGGCGCTGATTGCGAAGGCGCTCCTCTGGCGGGCATTCATGCGTTGGCAACTTGTCCGAAGTCGGATAAAGACGCGCCGCTGGTCATGCATGAAGGCCGGGCGATTGGGCGCTTTGTGCATGGGCGCGAGGCGGAATATTGCCTATTGTCTGATGTCAGTGCGTGGACAGGCCAAGATGAGCAAAACCCCTGCCGCGAAACCACGCAAGCCATTCAATTTGCCAACGACTGTTTGCAACGCCATCAGTGGTCCTATAAAGACGTGCGCCGCACCTGGTTTTATCTCGACAATATTTTAGATTGGTACGACGACTTCAACGCGGCCCGTAACATATTGTATAGCGAACTGGGCGTGTTGAACGGCAAGGCCAATTCGATGATTCCCGCCAGCACCGGCATTATGGGGAGCAACGCCAAGGGGCACCGCTGTACCTTAGATTTACTCGCCGCCCGTCCACAAGGCGCCAAGTGCTTTTACGTAGAACGCCTCGTCAACAACAAGCAAAACGAAGCAACGGATTACGGTTCCGCCTTTTCACGCGGGATGGCGGTGAATACCGAAGTGGGACGCTATATGTTTATTTCTGGCACCGCGTCGATTGATGAAGACGGGCGTACCGTCCATCTAGACGATTCAGAAGCGCAGATTCGACGCACGATGTTGAACGTCAAGGTGCTGTTAGAGAGCGTGAACGCAGACTTGTCGCACATTTGCCGCGCGACGGTGTTTATGAAATATGCAAAAGACCTGCCGCTGTTTCGCAGCATTGCGGCGGAGTTTGGGTTTCCTGATATTCCTTTGGTCTGTACGGTCGCCGATGTATGCCGCGACGACTTGTTATTTGAAATCGACGCAAGCGCAATCTTAAATTGGGTGTAG
- a CDS encoding CRTAC1 family protein: protein MKSILLPLIALVLFASTSLAQDVFPQFTDATESAGIHFKHSIGDEKLDNIIESTGAGCAFFDYNNDGQLDIYLVNGSYLAGINSIRGRNQQGKLKNALYHNNGDGTFRDVSEAAGVADTGFGMGCVTGDYDNDGDADLFVTNYGPDVLYQNNGDGTFSNVTQQAGVEDDRWGIGASFFDYDKDGDLDLYVGAYILWDPEYNYYYAPDKFPGPLSYPGQQDALYRNNDDGTFTDVTEAAGLTNPDGRAMGVATCDIDNDGWVDIFVANDAMGNYLYRNLGDGTFEDIALLTATAFGQNGEAQAAMGPEFGDFNLDGFLDLLVPDMTYCCLYRNTGDGWFEEMSNKAGVAASCGQYTSWSGNFLDFNHDGWIDIFLSNGDSHKLDAEEDLILLNQGGERFEDVSARLGAAMQDKFVSRGSAVGDYDGDGDLDLLIVNLNNRCRLLRNDGASNTPWLQIKLQGTKSNRDAYGAVVQVTAGGKTQTRYITSSSGYLSQSQQAAHFGLGENKSAERVDIQWPSGEKQSFENVDANQVLTIKEPQQ from the coding sequence ATGAAAAGCATTCTGCTTCCGTTGATTGCTTTGGTTCTATTCGCTTCCACTTCGCTGGCTCAGGACGTTTTTCCGCAATTTACTGATGCGACCGAGTCGGCGGGCATTCATTTCAAACACAGCATCGGCGACGAAAAGTTAGATAACATCATTGAATCGACTGGCGCGGGTTGCGCGTTTTTTGATTACAACAACGACGGCCAACTCGACATTTATCTTGTCAACGGAAGTTACCTGGCGGGGATCAACAGCATCCGCGGACGCAATCAACAAGGCAAGTTAAAGAACGCGCTCTATCACAATAACGGCGACGGGACCTTTCGCGACGTAAGCGAAGCGGCGGGCGTGGCGGATACCGGTTTCGGCATGGGCTGCGTGACCGGAGACTACGACAACGACGGCGATGCGGATTTGTTCGTGACCAACTACGGGCCGGATGTTCTTTATCAAAACAACGGCGACGGCACGTTTTCAAATGTCACCCAACAGGCAGGCGTCGAAGACGACCGCTGGGGCATCGGCGCATCATTCTTTGATTATGACAAAGACGGCGACCTCGACCTCTACGTCGGCGCCTATATTTTGTGGGACCCCGAATACAACTATTACTACGCGCCCGACAAGTTCCCCGGGCCGCTGTCGTATCCCGGACAGCAGGACGCGCTCTATCGCAATAACGACGACGGGACCTTCACCGACGTAACCGAAGCCGCTGGATTAACCAATCCCGATGGGCGCGCCATGGGAGTGGCGACCTGCGATATCGACAATGACGGCTGGGTGGATATCTTCGTCGCCAATGACGCGATGGGAAACTACCTCTACCGCAACCTGGGCGATGGGACATTTGAGGACATCGCCTTGTTGACCGCGACCGCATTCGGGCAGAACGGCGAGGCCCAGGCGGCGATGGGGCCGGAATTCGGCGACTTTAACCTCGATGGATTTCTTGACTTGCTGGTGCCTGATATGACCTACTGCTGCCTGTACCGCAATACGGGCGACGGCTGGTTTGAAGAGATGAGCAACAAGGCGGGGGTGGCTGCATCCTGCGGGCAGTACACCAGCTGGTCTGGCAACTTTTTAGATTTTAATCATGACGGTTGGATTGACATTTTTCTCTCCAACGGCGACAGCCACAAACTCGACGCGGAAGAAGACCTCATCTTGCTCAACCAAGGCGGCGAGCGCTTTGAAGACGTTTCGGCGCGGCTAGGCGCCGCCATGCAAGATAAGTTCGTTTCGCGCGGATCGGCGGTGGGCGATTATGACGGCGACGGCGATTTGGATTTATTGATTGTGAACTTGAATAATCGCTGCCGCCTGTTGCGCAACGACGGCGCCTCGAATACGCCCTGGCTGCAAATCAAACTGCAAGGGACAAAAAGTAACCGCGACGCTTACGGCGCTGTCGTTCAAGTCACCGCCGGCGGCAAAACCCAAACGCGGTATATCACCAGCAGCTCAGGCTATTTGTCGCAGAGCCAACAGGCCGCGCACTTTGGCCTGGGCGAGAACAAGAGCGCTGAGCGCGTTGATATCCAGTGGCCTAGCGGCGAAAAGCAATCATTCGAAAACGTGGATGCAAACCAAGTATTGACCATCAAAGAACCTCAACAATAA
- a CDS encoding multiheme c-type cytochrome, with protein sequence MNIHRLVILFFSIALAVASMVSAAEDRVYLGEISCRECHASAVHQWRQSAHARAYVVLGMPESKEIARLSGVDVDPFESPICLGCHTTASDTEAWERDAEFSYEEGIQCEMCHGASSSYLSMHETSNSDEARQAGLFIPDERFCMVCHKEKGSHTSVIDVKPFVFSEAWKQISHSEEYGRDAELDPAWKPPQPNRNQAGAYETVEYKTPWNLTISQDGARLFVVCEASDSLMVLNTQDGAILAEIEVENQPHDVCLSPDESRIYVSNRGSDSVSELDGRSYEILRTLIVGDEPHGVMIDAANQFLYSVNAGSSDISVIELSSGEEAKRLSAARGAWAIASSPDHKTAYVTNNLSHFVGFREPSRSEVTVLDLQRGVVKDRVMVPDANLIQGADVSPDGEFALCTLIRTKNLVPMTRVLQGWVINNGFGVIWRDGRVDQLLIDGVENYFSDPTDIVFRPDGRFAYLSGGGVDAVAVIDIEKMKSVLQNASDRDRRERLPNHLGVSAEYVVKRIAVGRSPRGMVASRDGRFIYVADGLDDTVSVIDAQTQERVNVFDLGGPEVITQERWGEQIFHNARVTFGRQFSCHSCHPDGGVDGITYDIEPDGIGVQPVDNRTLRGILDTAPFKWEGTNPTLKRQCGARLAVFFTRIDPFTPEQSEALDRYICTIPRPPNRFRTGDELTPAQQRGKAMFFRTHDNSGNEIPLNDRCSTCHPAPYYTSRTVEDVGTKSPLDIHGEFDVPHLNNIYATAPYLHDGRAPTLEEIWTVFNPQDEHGVSNDMTKDQLNDLIEFLKTL encoded by the coding sequence ATGAATATACATCGGCTGGTTATTCTTTTTTTCTCCATTGCGTTAGCAGTTGCGTCGATGGTTTCGGCTGCTGAAGACCGCGTCTATCTCGGCGAAATCTCGTGCCGTGAATGTCACGCAAGCGCCGTCCACCAATGGCGGCAAAGCGCCCACGCCCGCGCCTACGTTGTGCTGGGGATGCCTGAGTCGAAAGAAATCGCCCGGCTGTCCGGCGTCGATGTTGACCCGTTTGAAAGCCCGATCTGTTTGGGCTGCCATACCACCGCTTCTGATACGGAAGCCTGGGAGCGCGACGCGGAGTTCTCGTATGAAGAGGGCATTCAATGCGAAATGTGCCACGGCGCCAGCAGTTCGTATCTCTCCATGCACGAAACCAGCAATTCGGATGAAGCGAGACAGGCGGGATTGTTCATTCCTGACGAACGCTTTTGTATGGTTTGCCATAAAGAAAAGGGATCGCATACATCCGTTATCGACGTGAAGCCGTTTGTATTCTCTGAAGCATGGAAGCAGATTTCTCATTCAGAAGAGTATGGCAGAGACGCTGAATTAGACCCCGCTTGGAAACCGCCGCAGCCCAACCGCAACCAAGCGGGTGCTTATGAAACGGTTGAATACAAAACGCCTTGGAACCTGACGATTTCTCAAGACGGCGCCCGCTTGTTTGTTGTGTGCGAGGCGTCTGATAGCCTGATGGTATTGAATACGCAAGACGGCGCGATTCTGGCTGAAATTGAAGTCGAAAATCAGCCGCACGATGTTTGCTTGTCGCCGGATGAATCGCGCATTTACGTCTCCAATCGTGGTTCCGACAGCGTTTCAGAACTAGATGGGCGCAGTTATGAAATCTTACGGACATTGATTGTCGGCGACGAACCGCACGGAGTGATGATCGACGCCGCGAACCAATTTTTATACTCCGTGAATGCGGGCAGCAGCGATATTTCCGTTATCGAATTGTCATCGGGCGAAGAAGCCAAACGCCTGTCTGCGGCGCGGGGCGCTTGGGCGATTGCCTCCAGCCCCGATCACAAAACTGCGTATGTGACCAATAACCTTTCGCACTTTGTCGGATTTCGCGAGCCTTCGCGTTCGGAAGTTACGGTTTTGGATTTACAGCGCGGGGTTGTGAAAGACCGCGTGATGGTTCCTGATGCGAATCTGATTCAAGGCGCCGATGTCTCTCCTGACGGCGAATTTGCGTTGTGTACGCTGATCCGAACCAAGAACCTGGTCCCGATGACGCGGGTGTTGCAAGGCTGGGTGATAAACAACGGCTTCGGCGTGATTTGGCGCGACGGGCGCGTTGATCAATTGTTGATTGACGGAGTCGAGAACTATTTTTCTGATCCGACCGATATTGTGTTCCGACCGGATGGACGCTTCGCCTATCTTAGCGGCGGCGGCGTCGATGCGGTTGCCGTGATTGATATTGAAAAAATGAAATCAGTTTTGCAAAACGCCTCTGACCGCGACCGCCGCGAGCGTCTGCCCAATCATCTGGGCGTTAGCGCAGAGTATGTCGTCAAACGTATTGCCGTCGGACGCAGTCCGCGCGGGATGGTCGCGTCGCGAGACGGGCGTTTCATTTATGTCGCGGACGGCCTTGACGATACAGTGTCGGTGATTGATGCGCAGACGCAAGAACGCGTGAACGTGTTTGACCTGGGCGGGCCGGAAGTCATTACCCAGGAGCGTTGGGGCGAACAGATTTTTCATAACGCGCGGGTCACGTTTGGGCGTCAGTTCTCATGTCATTCCTGCCATCCCGACGGCGGCGTCGACGGCATTACTTACGACATCGAGCCGGACGGCATCGGCGTACAGCCGGTCGATAACCGCACCTTGCGCGGCATTCTCGATACGGCGCCGTTCAAGTGGGAAGGCACCAACCCGACGTTGAAACGCCAATGCGGCGCGCGCCTTGCGGTGTTCTTTACCCGTATTGATCCTTTCACGCCGGAACAATCCGAAGCGCTCGACCGCTATATCTGCACCATCCCCAGGCCGCCCAACCGCTTTCGTACCGGCGACGAATTGACCCCGGCGCAACAACGCGGCAAAGCGATGTTCTTTAGAACGCATGATAACAGCGGGAATGAAATTCCTCTGAATGATCGTTGTTCCACATGCCATCCCGCTCCCTATTACACCAGCCGCACCGTTGAAGACGTCGGGACAAAATCGCCGCTGGATATTCATGGCGAGTTTGATGTACCGCATTTGAATAATATTTATGCGACTGCGCCTTACCTGCATGACGGGCGCGCGCCGACGCTGGAAGAAATCTGGACGGTGTTCAATCCACAGGATGAACATGGCGTCAGTAACGATATGACCAAAGATCAACTTAACGATTTGATTGAATTTTTGAAAACGCTGTAA
- a CDS encoding two-component regulator propeller domain-containing protein, with protein sequence MCCRITSLGFMLAACIAIAAYADDAMLPGEPFVYTEWETFYAEENGLPNDHIFALKADGDRLWVGTENGLACYEDGQWKTWTEADGLPWRVVSGIAISPKTGDVWLGLFGGGVARFSAGRFDHFHQLNSGLVNDVVYGVTMVGDELWAATTAGTSRYNTASGEWEIYTEKNAPMEEIWCYSIDSDPANQMIYLAVWGGGILEYDMKTGQWTDHHDPDGEMEIDLYRDDGLIHIITTSVSFTQGVMWASTYFGLSRYDGRHWRGYMDHDSGLRSNFINFAKGRGGSACYNCTDEGFSVLTDFENDVWVSYYRESEDAKQWSAKIQVGANEIRTQPIDLNLPNHYSIVCEFQGEDVWLGTGHGLARGKGAGYWPGLKKKTALVLPQEAIQGETP encoded by the coding sequence ATGTGTTGCCGGATTACATCTCTCGGTTTTATGCTGGCGGCTTGCATTGCGATTGCGGCGTATGCGGATGACGCGATGTTGCCCGGCGAACCCTTCGTTTATACGGAGTGGGAAACTTTTTACGCGGAAGAAAACGGGCTGCCTAACGATCATATTTTTGCGCTCAAAGCCGACGGCGACCGCCTATGGGTCGGGACGGAAAACGGCCTCGCCTGCTATGAAGACGGCCAATGGAAAACCTGGACGGAAGCGGACGGCCTGCCCTGGCGCGTTGTCAGCGGAATCGCAATTTCACCAAAGACCGGCGATGTGTGGCTGGGATTGTTCGGCGGCGGCGTGGCGCGGTTTAGCGCAGGGCGCTTCGACCATTTTCATCAGCTCAACAGCGGCTTGGTGAATGACGTTGTCTACGGCGTCACCATGGTCGGCGATGAACTCTGGGCGGCGACCACCGCAGGGACCAGCCGCTATAACACCGCCAGCGGCGAGTGGGAAATCTATACCGAAAAAAACGCGCCGATGGAAGAAATCTGGTGCTACAGCATTGATTCCGACCCCGCAAACCAAATGATTTACCTTGCCGTCTGGGGCGGCGGAATCCTTGAATACGATATGAAAACCGGGCAATGGACGGACCATCACGACCCTGATGGCGAAATGGAAATTGATCTGTATCGCGACGACGGGTTGATTCACATCATCACCACTTCCGTTTCATTTACTCAAGGCGTGATGTGGGCGTCGACGTACTTTGGGCTGAGTCGGTATGACGGACGCCATTGGCGCGGCTACATGGACCACGACAGCGGACTGCGCAGCAATTTCATCAACTTCGCCAAAGGCCGTGGCGGTTCGGCTTGTTATAATTGCACGGATGAAGGGTTCTCTGTCCTGACGGATTTTGAAAATGACGTTTGGGTTTCATATTACAGAGAGAGCGAAGACGCCAAACAATGGTCGGCGAAAATCCAAGTCGGCGCGAATGAAATTAGGACGCAGCCTATTGATCTTAATTTGCCCAACCACTACTCCATCGTCTGCGAATTTCAGGGCGAGGATGTCTGGCTTGGAACCGGGCACGGCCTGGCGCGCGGCAAGGGCGCCGGGTATTGGCCTGGATTAAAAAAGAAAACCGCGTTGGTCCTTCCACAAGAGGCGATCCAGGGAGAAACGCCATGA
- a CDS encoding ABC transporter substrate-binding protein: MKLKFSILVASALVLCCFNFIQADEEAAAPKYGDTPAEYVPFGKFTKPYKEFFLEPLEYTGYGRNIPEPQGLESIRIGFIGPIESTVSVATGGMSHEEPLGVQMLQGAKLAIQQANANGGYRGGVPFELMVHNDNGLWGASGSEIIDMAYKEKCWAVLGTIDGANSHIAIRVALKCEIPVMNTGDTDPTFIETNIPWVFRCVTDDRQMCYLLSDYVFKKLKLTRVAALRAGNRYGRMSIDEFRDAAKRLGHPFMAELQYPLGSDDMRPQLKRLQALDVEAIITYGDARESALLLKQMREMGMQQWLIGSDRMVSDEFFEIAGDAVAQGKVAAGYPFDPTRDDPKWVQFQKDFQAQFNTAPGHFAAHSFDGMNMVLDAINQAGLNRALIRDALANTKTYHGVTGDKVFDAVFTDRSPATLALLEDGEFEIYTQDEVFD; this comes from the coding sequence ATGAAATTAAAATTTTCGATATTGGTTGCTTCGGCATTGGTGTTATGTTGTTTCAATTTCATTCAAGCGGATGAAGAAGCGGCGGCGCCTAAATACGGCGACACGCCAGCGGAATACGTTCCATTTGGGAAATTCACAAAACCGTATAAAGAATTTTTTTTGGAACCGTTAGAATATACGGGCTATGGGCGGAATATTCCCGAACCGCAAGGGCTTGAATCAATCCGTATTGGTTTCATCGGTCCGATTGAGTCAACGGTGTCGGTCGCGACGGGCGGTATGTCGCATGAAGAACCGTTGGGCGTACAGATGCTGCAAGGCGCGAAACTCGCCATCCAACAGGCCAACGCAAACGGCGGCTATCGCGGCGGGGTTCCATTTGAGTTGATGGTGCATAACGACAATGGCTTGTGGGGCGCATCCGGCAGCGAAATCATCGACATGGCTTACAAAGAAAAGTGTTGGGCCGTACTTGGAACCATCGACGGCGCCAATAGCCATATCGCAATTCGGGTGGCGTTGAAGTGTGAGATTCCGGTGATGAACACTGGCGACACCGACCCGACGTTCATTGAGACCAACATCCCCTGGGTGTTTCGTTGCGTGACAGACGACCGCCAGATGTGTTATTTGCTGTCGGATTATGTCTTCAAAAAATTAAAACTGACGCGCGTTGCGGCGTTGCGGGCGGGCAACCGCTATGGACGCATGAGCATTGATGAATTTCGCGACGCCGCCAAGCGGCTGGGGCATCCCTTTATGGCGGAACTGCAATACCCGCTTGGTTCCGACGATATGCGGCCTCAGTTAAAGCGCCTGCAAGCATTGGACGTTGAAGCGATCATTACGTATGGTGACGCGCGCGAATCGGCGTTGTTGCTCAAGCAAATGCGGGAAATGGGGATGCAGCAATGGCTCATCGGCAGCGACCGTATGGTGAGCGACGAGTTTTTTGAGATCGCAGGCGATGCGGTTGCGCAGGGCAAAGTTGCGGCGGGATATCCGTTTGATCCAACCCGCGACGACCCGAAGTGGGTCCAATTTCAAAAAGACTTTCAGGCGCAATTCAATACAGCGCCGGGCCATTTCGCCGCGCATTCATTTGACGGCATGAATATGGTACTCGACGCGATCAATCAGGCGGGATTAAACCGGGCGCTGATTCGCGACGCGCTGGCGAACACGAAAACCTATCACGGCGTGACCGGAGATAAAGTGTTTGACGCCGTGTTTACCGACCGCAGCCCCGCGACCTTAGCGTTGTTGGAAGACGGGGAATTTGAAATCTATACGCAAGATGAAGTTTTCGATTAA
- a CDS encoding ABC transporter substrate-binding protein: protein MKSIRKMKFSINRRRALTALISGMGGFVLPSRFAFGDQQTPYKRMFDDPLQFTGPDGSASGDQYCIGVFSPESGERSLLAGAQLAADEINQAKMLDKPLRLIQRWADGPWGAGSQQLIKMAYEDDVIAIIGGPDSASTHVAQQIALKAHLPLLAPAATDATLTEIRVPWIFRMPPSDDAMSAALMQSGCIKNNTRMGMIYADLHDARMAATAFRKALQTQNAPPLFDFIVPDEIGAMETAMQRAAQFSPDVIWVWFHQAHFKKFIKNAKRTNLCKRILTQWKTDDPVSINKSSGISITSAAPFWWDTGSIKIQKFTKKYSKFMNGSKPSYRDAFSYDAIKMIAETIKRGGNSRKQLRDAIVGLNGFEGLAGRYEWDNGNGNLLQPVVVRSGVY from the coding sequence TTGAAATCTATACGCAAGATGAAGTTTTCGATTAATCGCCGTCGCGCTTTGACTGCGCTCATCAGCGGGATGGGGGGATTCGTTCTTCCATCCCGTTTTGCGTTTGGCGATCAGCAAACGCCGTATAAGCGTATGTTTGACGACCCGTTGCAATTCACCGGGCCGGATGGCTCTGCGTCGGGCGATCAATATTGCATCGGCGTCTTCTCGCCGGAGTCGGGAGAGCGCTCTTTGTTGGCGGGCGCTCAACTCGCGGCGGATGAAATCAATCAAGCAAAAATGCTCGACAAGCCGTTGCGTTTGATTCAGCGCTGGGCGGACGGTCCCTGGGGCGCCGGGTCGCAGCAACTCATCAAGATGGCGTACGAAGATGACGTGATCGCAATCATCGGCGGGCCGGACAGCGCCTCGACCCATGTCGCGCAGCAGATTGCATTGAAGGCGCACTTGCCCTTGTTGGCGCCAGCCGCGACCGACGCGACGCTGACGGAAATTCGCGTTCCTTGGATTTTTCGGATGCCGCCCAGCGATGACGCAATGTCGGCGGCGTTAATGCAATCCGGCTGCATCAAAAACAATACGCGCATGGGCATGATCTACGCTGACCTGCATGATGCGCGTATGGCGGCGACGGCGTTTCGCAAAGCGTTGCAAACGCAGAACGCGCCGCCGTTGTTTGATTTTATTGTTCCTGATGAAATCGGCGCGATGGAAACCGCCATGCAGCGAGCGGCGCAATTTTCACCGGACGTAATCTGGGTGTGGTTTCATCAAGCGCATTTTAAGAAGTTCATTAAAAATGCGAAGCGGACGAATTTATGCAAGCGCATTCTGACGCAATGGAAAACCGACGACCCGGTTTCTATAAATAAATCAAGTGGGATTTCTATTACATCCGCTGCGCCGTTTTGGTGGGATACAGGTTCTATAAAAATTCAGAAATTCACAAAAAAATATTCAAAATTTATGAACGGCTCGAAGCCGTCCTATCGCGACGCCTTCAGCTATGATGCGATCAAGATGATTGCGGAAACGATCAAACGGGGCGGGAATTCGCGTAAGCAATTGCGCGACGCAATTGTAGGTCTAAATGGTTTCGAGGGTCTTGCCGGGCGTTATGAATGGGACAACGGCAATGGAAATCTTCTACAGCCCGTTGTTGTTCGATCAGGCGTTTATTGA